In a genomic window of Azospirillum baldaniorum:
- a CDS encoding type II secretion system F family protein yields MSGGFMIGSLIPQPVLLGFGVLMILTGVAGLRSCALRERLLTRLERLRAGTAPSAAPETERRSLLSRIGAALARTPLVGSADRERMRKSLIAAGYNQPGHLYSLLGIKLLCIGAGMALVPAAAGDLLPSLIGAPGAAAQVVAGALLGWRLPDLALGRMRDRRLEEVRNGLPDALDLLVICGEAGLGLEAAVDRVAREVATAYPALSAELSATAAEMRVLSDRGGALNNLAARLDMEGVRGMATTLIQAMRYGTPLAQALRVLAGEMRAQRLARFEEKAARLPVLLTLPMVVFILPCVFIVVGGPAMLDVSRSFDSAGNSQQTHSSQSHSNPPHSQTKGGQP; encoded by the coding sequence ATGAGCGGCGGCTTCATGATCGGCAGCCTGATCCCGCAGCCGGTCCTTCTCGGCTTCGGCGTGCTGATGATCCTGACCGGGGTGGCCGGGCTGCGCTCCTGCGCGCTGCGCGAGCGGCTGCTGACCCGGCTGGAGCGCCTGCGCGCCGGAACCGCGCCCTCCGCCGCCCCGGAGACGGAGCGCCGCAGCCTGCTGAGCCGGATCGGCGCCGCGCTGGCCCGCACGCCGCTCGTCGGCTCCGCCGACCGCGAGCGGATGCGCAAGAGCCTGATCGCCGCCGGCTACAACCAGCCCGGCCACCTCTATTCCCTGCTCGGCATCAAGCTGCTGTGCATCGGCGCCGGGATGGCGCTGGTCCCGGCGGCGGCGGGCGACCTGCTGCCCTCGCTGATCGGTGCGCCGGGTGCGGCGGCACAGGTGGTGGCGGGTGCCCTGCTCGGCTGGCGGCTGCCCGATCTGGCGCTGGGCCGGATGCGCGACCGCCGCCTGGAGGAGGTGCGCAACGGCCTGCCCGACGCGCTCGACCTGCTGGTGATCTGCGGCGAGGCCGGCCTCGGCCTGGAGGCGGCGGTGGACCGTGTGGCCCGCGAGGTGGCGACCGCCTACCCGGCGCTGAGCGCCGAGCTGTCGGCCACCGCGGCGGAGATGCGCGTGCTGTCCGACCGCGGCGGCGCGCTCAACAACTTGGCCGCCCGGCTGGACATGGAGGGCGTGCGCGGCATGGCGACGACGCTGATCCAGGCCATGCGCTACGGCACGCCGCTGGCCCAGGCGCTGCGCGTCCTGGCCGGGGAGATGCGCGCCCAGCGCCTCGCCCGGTTCGAGGAGAAGGCGGCCCGCCTGCCGGTGCTGCTGACCCTGCCCATGGTGGTCTTCATCCTGCCCTGCGTCTTCATCGTCGTCGGCGGCCCCGCCATGCTCGACGTCTCGCGCAGCTTCGACAGCGCCGGCAACAGTCAGCAAACCCATTCCAGCCAATCCCACTCCAACCCGCCCCACAGCCAGACCAAGGGAGGTCAGCCATGA
- a CDS encoding tetratricopeptide repeat protein — MGSKSGPTANATLDDKARVQLRLARAAQEAGNTGSAVRFYRAVLDQAPGHVGALLGLGETLSESGSAADAVVELQKAAAAVPDNVEVQTALGRALVRANRPADALNRFDALLRRNDDDLRARLNRGVALDLAGRHAEAQGEYRHVLKAEPNNAAAMANLGLSLALNGSAEGVAILEGLVQGGVDSPRVRQNLALAYGLKGDLEAAARVARLDLDDANVRSNLAFYETARQFVAFKP; from the coding sequence GTGGGGTCGAAGAGCGGCCCGACGGCCAACGCCACGCTGGACGACAAGGCGCGCGTGCAGCTCCGCCTCGCCCGCGCCGCGCAGGAGGCGGGAAACACCGGCTCCGCGGTGCGCTTCTACCGGGCGGTGCTGGATCAGGCGCCGGGCCATGTCGGCGCCCTGCTCGGGCTGGGTGAAACCCTGTCGGAGAGCGGGTCCGCCGCCGACGCGGTGGTCGAGCTTCAGAAGGCCGCCGCCGCGGTGCCCGACAATGTGGAGGTGCAGACGGCGCTGGGCCGCGCGCTGGTCCGCGCCAACCGCCCGGCCGACGCTCTGAACCGCTTCGACGCCCTGCTCCGTCGCAACGACGACGATCTGCGCGCCCGTCTGAACCGCGGCGTCGCCCTCGACCTCGCCGGGCGGCACGCGGAGGCCCAGGGCGAATACCGCCACGTCCTGAAGGCGGAGCCGAACAACGCGGCGGCCATGGCCAACCTCGGCCTGTCGCTGGCGCTGAACGGCAGCGCCGAGGGCGTGGCGATTCTGGAAGGGCTGGTCCAAGGCGGGGTGGACTCCCCCCGCGTGCGCCAGAATCTCGCGCTGGCCTACGGGCTGAAAGGCGATCTGGAGGCGGCGGCCCGCGTGGCCCGGCTCGACCTCGACGACGCCAACGTCCGCTCGAATCTGGCCTTCTACGAGACGGCGCGCCAGTTCGTCGCCTTCAAACCGTGA
- a CDS encoding TadE/TadG family type IV pilus assembly protein has protein sequence MRSRPSPVRRALRDRRGLTTLELAIVSPALIAGMIALAEVSYSLTVDGLLNHAARAAARSGFTGELATGFTDRRAQVCDTVYRLTSRVLDQSRLSVRSHSYASFTTLGQINGGVPPSTSLTDLNCGSTDWDANQTGMALGGSGQVVVYTLRYTQPVLTGLGATVLGRAELIHEARLAVRNEPFMVGE, from the coding sequence ATGCGCAGCCGCCCTTCTCCCGTTCGCCGTGCCCTGCGTGACCGCCGGGGCCTGACCACGCTGGAGCTGGCGATCGTCTCCCCGGCGCTGATCGCAGGCATGATCGCGCTGGCCGAGGTGTCCTACTCGCTGACCGTGGACGGCCTGCTCAACCACGCCGCCCGAGCCGCCGCTCGCAGCGGCTTCACCGGGGAGCTGGCGACCGGCTTCACCGACCGACGCGCCCAGGTCTGCGATACGGTCTACCGCTTGACCAGCCGGGTGCTCGACCAGAGCCGCCTGTCGGTGCGCAGCCACAGCTACGCCTCCTTCACCACGCTGGGCCAGATCAACGGCGGGGTTCCGCCCTCCACCTCGCTGACCGACCTGAATTGCGGCTCCACCGACTGGGACGCCAATCAGACCGGGATGGCGCTGGGCGGCAGCGGGCAGGTCGTCGTCTACACGCTGCGCTACACCCAGCCGGTGCTGACCGGGCTGGGCGCCACGGTCCTGGGACGGGCGGAGCTGATCCACGAGGCCCGGCTGGCCGTGCGCAACGAACCCTTCATGGTGGGGGAATGA
- a CDS encoding TadE/TadG family type IV pilus assembly protein, with amino-acid sequence MMATQVPTSRRRPLPRDRRGVAALEMALLAPVLLLLVTATVDVVRYVSITLTLNRTAANVSDIATQFDKLRAGMTVVKGNEVGVLFLAATEVAQPLDLMAGGQVIITSVANMGQGSRVMWQERAGTGSAISHYGAAGGAATLPPGFTQQPGDNAIFTELFYRFTPYLLSGPWLGNAGTSTTLYASAVYQPRLGTLTTLETGP; translated from the coding sequence ATGATGGCGACACAGGTCCCGACATCCCGGCGCCGGCCCCTGCCGCGCGACCGCCGCGGCGTCGCGGCGCTGGAGATGGCGCTGCTGGCGCCGGTCCTTCTGCTGCTGGTCACCGCCACCGTGGACGTGGTGCGCTACGTCAGCATCACCCTGACCCTGAACCGCACCGCCGCCAACGTCAGCGACATCGCCACCCAGTTCGACAAGCTGCGCGCCGGCATGACCGTGGTGAAGGGGAACGAAGTCGGCGTGCTGTTCCTCGCCGCGACGGAGGTCGCCCAGCCGCTGGACCTGATGGCCGGCGGGCAGGTGATCATCACCTCGGTCGCCAACATGGGCCAGGGATCGCGGGTGATGTGGCAGGAACGGGCCGGCACCGGCTCCGCCATCAGCCACTACGGCGCAGCGGGCGGGGCGGCCACGCTGCCGCCCGGCTTCACCCAGCAGCCCGGCGACAACGCCATCTTCACCGAGCTGTTCTACCGCTTCACCCCCTATCTGCTGAGCGGACCGTGGCTCGGCAACGCCGGGACCTCCACGACGCTCTACGCCAGCGCCGTCTACCAGCCCCGGCTCGGCACGCTCACCACGCTGGAGACCGGGCCATGA
- a CDS encoding TadE/TadG family type IV pilus assembly protein — MRTRFLTAARLLASLGATSLGTVRRDRRGATALMFAAAAVPLLGMVGLAVDYGRAFLVQSRLQTAIDAGALAAGKMLNSTADAQSDIAMFVAANLPPGFLGAAIGTPAVTLDQTNQRVGVSVTATLPTTFLRVLQVNELTISVTNQVQRANAGLELALVLDVTGSMATNNRIGELRSAATDLVNILFGPGSTPPKNLWVSIAPYAAEVNIGKTRTSWLAAGSYDATKWASQGWRGCVLARTQPQDQTDTPPASAPFKPFWYPNNQYNGTNNDNPWTPNNITDDGTYRQTNDMAGPNLGCPPPIMALTNDRSALLAKIAGLKPVNRGGTMANQGLQAGWFTLSPKWRGLWGGATPDTLPLDYGTPDMSKAVVLLTDGNNEWYKYKPQGDYTSYQRLSDGLLGTTDTNQVTTAINNRMLTLCSNMKAAGITLFTITVGDSASSATRTLYESCASPGPNHYFDSPTPADLQTVFRTIAGQLSNLRIIR, encoded by the coding sequence ATGAGAACACGCTTCCTGACCGCGGCCCGCCTGCTCGCCTCTCTGGGCGCCACCTCTCTGGGCACGGTGAGGCGGGACCGCCGGGGCGCCACCGCGCTGATGTTCGCCGCCGCCGCGGTGCCCCTGCTCGGCATGGTCGGGCTGGCGGTGGATTACGGGCGGGCCTTCCTCGTGCAGTCGCGGCTCCAGACCGCCATCGACGCCGGGGCGCTGGCCGCCGGCAAGATGCTGAACTCCACGGCGGACGCGCAGAGCGACATCGCCATGTTCGTCGCGGCCAACCTGCCGCCGGGCTTTCTGGGGGCGGCCATCGGCACCCCGGCGGTGACCCTGGACCAGACGAACCAGCGCGTCGGCGTGTCGGTCACCGCCACCCTGCCGACGACCTTCCTGCGGGTCCTGCAAGTCAATGAGCTGACCATCTCCGTCACCAACCAGGTGCAGCGCGCCAACGCCGGGCTGGAACTGGCGCTGGTGCTCGACGTCACCGGCTCCATGGCGACCAACAACCGCATCGGGGAGTTGCGCAGCGCCGCCACCGACCTCGTCAACATCCTGTTCGGGCCGGGCAGCACGCCGCCGAAGAACCTGTGGGTCTCCATCGCCCCCTACGCGGCGGAGGTCAACATCGGCAAGACCCGAACCAGCTGGCTGGCGGCAGGCAGCTACGACGCCACCAAATGGGCCTCCCAGGGCTGGCGCGGCTGCGTCCTGGCGCGCACCCAGCCGCAGGACCAGACCGACACCCCGCCGGCCTCCGCGCCCTTCAAGCCCTTCTGGTACCCGAACAACCAGTACAACGGGACCAACAACGACAACCCCTGGACCCCGAACAACATCACCGACGACGGCACCTACCGCCAGACCAATGACATGGCCGGACCGAATCTCGGCTGCCCGCCGCCGATCATGGCGCTGACCAACGACCGCTCGGCGCTGCTCGCCAAGATCGCCGGGCTGAAGCCGGTGAACCGCGGCGGCACCATGGCGAACCAGGGACTGCAGGCCGGATGGTTCACCCTGTCGCCGAAGTGGCGCGGCCTGTGGGGCGGCGCGACGCCGGACACGCTGCCGCTTGATTACGGGACGCCCGACATGTCCAAGGCGGTCGTCCTGCTGACCGACGGCAACAACGAGTGGTACAAGTACAAGCCGCAGGGCGACTACACCAGCTACCAGCGCCTCAGCGACGGGCTGCTGGGCACCACCGACACCAATCAGGTGACGACGGCGATCAACAACCGCATGCTGACGCTGTGCAGCAACATGAAGGCGGCGGGGATCACCCTCTTCACCATCACCGTCGGTGACAGCGCCAGCAGCGCCACCCGCACCCTCTACGAAAGCTGCGCCTCGCCCGGCCCGAACCATTATTTCGACAGCCCGACGCCGGCGGACCTGCAGACGGTGTTCCGTACCATTGCCGGCCAGCTCAGCAACCTGCGGATCATCCGCTGA
- a CDS encoding response regulator, which yields MSQTFHVIVAEDDPVVAVTIAETLEERGFRVTIGRNGFDAFKIDQNDPADILITDLRMPHFDGTSLIARMQEQRPELPILVTTGYSDNLPKEEPGQLSVVQKPFSEDSIVRAVQSLLGVA from the coding sequence ATGTCCCAGACCTTTCATGTGATCGTTGCCGAGGACGACCCCGTCGTCGCGGTCACCATTGCCGAAACCCTGGAGGAGCGCGGCTTCCGCGTGACCATCGGGCGCAACGGGTTCGATGCCTTCAAGATCGACCAGAACGATCCCGCCGACATCCTGATCACCGACCTGCGCATGCCGCATTTCGATGGCACCAGCCTGATCGCCCGCATGCAGGAGCAGCGCCCCGAGCTGCCCATCCTGGTCACCACCGGCTACAGCGACAACCTGCCCAAGGAGGAGCCGGGCCAGTTGTCCGTCGTCCAGAAGCCCTTCTCCGAGGACAGCATCGTCCGGGCGGTGCAGAGCCTGCTCGGGGTCGCCTGA
- a CDS encoding AraC family transcriptional regulator: protein MSEERFAFAASDAREPIIVAIYETQAEHRALGLHSHPRGQLSGLRRGLLTIGTETDTWVVPAEHAVWLPPHQPHHGYTHGAVEGWSCYIAEAACVTLPDRPCIIKVSGLLREVVIRASGWQGWELDEAQWRLALVLLDELRTSPIDPFTLPMPRDPRLLRIARALLDDPGDRRGMDAWASWAGVSERTLSRRFVAETGYSYTVWRQRARLMRALEMLAEGAPVTTVAIDLGYDSVSAFIALFKRTLGVTPSAYFG, encoded by the coding sequence ATGTCCGAGGAACGGTTCGCCTTTGCCGCGAGTGATGCGCGCGAACCGATCATCGTCGCCATCTACGAGACGCAGGCCGAACATCGCGCGCTGGGGCTGCACAGTCACCCGCGCGGCCAGCTCTCCGGTCTGCGCCGCGGCCTGCTCACCATCGGCACGGAGACGGACACCTGGGTGGTTCCCGCCGAGCACGCGGTCTGGCTTCCACCCCACCAGCCGCACCATGGCTACACCCATGGGGCCGTCGAGGGGTGGAGCTGCTACATCGCGGAAGCCGCCTGCGTGACGCTGCCGGACCGGCCCTGCATCATCAAGGTGTCCGGGCTGTTGCGCGAGGTGGTGATCCGCGCCTCCGGATGGCAGGGATGGGAGCTGGACGAGGCGCAATGGCGCCTTGCCCTGGTCCTCCTCGACGAACTCAGGACTTCGCCCATCGACCCCTTCACCCTGCCGATGCCGCGCGACCCGCGCCTTCTCCGGATCGCGCGGGCCTTGCTCGACGATCCCGGGGATCGGCGCGGCATGGACGCGTGGGCCTCCTGGGCGGGCGTGTCCGAGCGGACGCTGAGCCGCCGCTTCGTGGCGGAGACCGGTTACAGCTACACCGTGTGGCGGCAGCGGGCGCGCCTGATGCGCGCGCTGGAGATGCTGGCCGAGGGCGCGCCGGTGACGACCGTGGCCATCGACCTCGGCTACGACAGCGTCAGCGCCTTCATCGCCTTGTTCAAGCGGACACTGGGCGTGACGCCATCGGCCTATTTCGGCTGA
- a CDS encoding MSMEG_1061 family FMN-dependent PPOX-type flavoprotein yields the protein MTPQNSPSPTPDLDRLYDPPMEHVQKAVMTELISFHADYLAKATFFCLATGRAVGLDASPRGGPPGFVRMVDAKTVAFADWPGNNRIESMRNLLEDDRLGMLFLFPGLDVFMRINGRGRVSDDADLHASLAEGTKIPKTAIVVSVNEVLFHCGKAVNRAKLWAPESRIGRGVLPTPGQMLAAMTRQDPSAAEAIDAHYDHAMRNDLYG from the coding sequence ATGACCCCGCAGAATTCCCCCTCCCCCACGCCCGACCTCGACCGGCTTTACGACCCGCCGATGGAGCATGTCCAGAAGGCGGTCATGACGGAGTTGATCTCCTTCCACGCCGACTACCTCGCCAAGGCCACCTTCTTCTGCCTCGCGACCGGTCGCGCTGTGGGTCTGGACGCCTCGCCGCGCGGCGGCCCGCCGGGATTCGTCAGGATGGTTGATGCCAAGACCGTCGCCTTCGCCGACTGGCCGGGCAACAACCGGATCGAGTCCATGCGCAACCTGCTGGAAGACGACCGCTTGGGGATGCTCTTCCTGTTCCCCGGCCTGGACGTCTTCATGCGGATCAATGGGCGCGGCCGCGTCTCGGACGACGCGGATCTCCACGCCAGCCTCGCCGAGGGGACGAAAATTCCCAAGACGGCCATCGTCGTGAGCGTGAACGAGGTGCTGTTCCACTGCGGCAAGGCGGTGAACCGGGCCAAGCTGTGGGCTCCGGAATCGCGGATCGGGCGCGGCGTGCTTCCGACCCCCGGCCAGATGCTCGCCGCCATGACTAGGCAGGACCCCTCCGCCGCGGAGGCCATCGATGCGCACTACGACCATGCGATGCGAAACGACCTCTACGGCTGA
- a CDS encoding lytic transglycosylase domain-containing protein, translated as MRFRKSLLTAALLSGLLAACASDPSSSSRDTNIDAHISEASRRFGMPEQWIREVIRQESGGRTMMNGRPITSHAGAMGLMQVMPVTYAEMRRKHGLGSDPYHPRDNILAGTAYLREMYDLFGSPGFLGAYNCGPGCYADYLAGNRRLPGETRRYIASVSPRLEGGATGGTVEVASLPATQPPPISAAPAPVVPVTPVPAPPVAPLPPPVIAATPLPVKVAAAGGWTVQLGAFRSPDDSARIIDRARRSMPGTLSRTERVVQTVDTQNGPLYRARLTGLTQQDAAQSCAGLTGMGMACFVVPPGA; from the coding sequence GTGCGTTTCAGAAAATCGCTCCTGACGGCGGCCCTTCTGTCCGGCCTTCTCGCGGCGTGCGCCAGCGATCCGTCATCCTCCTCCCGCGACACCAACATCGACGCCCATATATCGGAGGCTTCGCGCCGCTTCGGCATGCCGGAGCAGTGGATTCGCGAGGTCATCCGCCAGGAGAGCGGCGGGCGCACCATGATGAACGGGCGCCCCATCACCAGCCATGCCGGCGCCATGGGCTTGATGCAGGTGATGCCGGTGACCTATGCGGAGATGCGCCGCAAGCACGGGCTGGGGTCCGACCCCTACCACCCACGGGATAACATCCTGGCGGGCACCGCCTATCTCAGGGAGATGTATGACCTGTTCGGGTCGCCGGGCTTCCTCGGCGCCTACAATTGCGGACCGGGCTGCTACGCCGACTATCTGGCCGGCAACCGCCGCCTGCCCGGCGAGACGCGGCGCTACATCGCGTCGGTGTCGCCACGCCTGGAGGGTGGCGCCACCGGCGGCACGGTGGAGGTCGCCAGCCTGCCCGCCACGCAGCCTCCGCCCATTTCCGCCGCTCCGGCCCCAGTGGTGCCGGTGACTCCGGTGCCGGCTCCGCCGGTCGCTCCCCTGCCCCCGCCGGTCATCGCTGCCACGCCGCTGCCGGTGAAGGTCGCCGCCGCGGGCGGCTGGACCGTCCAGCTCGGCGCCTTCCGGTCGCCCGACGACAGCGCCCGCATCATCGACCGGGCGCGCCGCTCCATGCCGGGCACGCTGAGCCGCACGGAGCGGGTGGTGCAGACGGTGGACACGCAGAACGGGCCGCTCTACCGCGCCCGGCTGACCGGCCTGACGCAACAGGATGCGGCGCAGAGCTGTGCCGGCCTGACGGGCATGGGCATGGCTTGCTTCGTGGTGCCCCCGGGCGCGTAA
- a CDS encoding cellulase family glycosylhydrolase, giving the protein MATTSTGLTKSKIVVNAYGTSSDAVNPHFRLMIDGKDVGQASVGSAEPKAYTFDVDVSSAQAHKVQVVYDNDDVNAGSNRDLGIKSIVINGHTLSPTDASYERHDDAGGTMAGQEGLWWNGALSFSTPASLYGATPDTATSGSTPAAPEADSVATGGSDASAATGSSTITINARGTAAAGQNAHFTVLADGKKIGEGTAGTESKDFSFKTDLAADQAHKVQVQYDNDATVNGQDRNLHVGSVTINGHEYAPTDSAVSYDKGALDGKDVIKGQADLWWNGTLVVEADKGLFTSASASAPSTTPSTPPTTPTAPVTTPSTDSGTGSSGGYLHTEGSQIVDSAGNNVKLTGVNWFGAEGYAFAPQGLWQDSYKNIMNQMQDQGFNTIRLPWSDAMLDSGRMPTGIDYSKNPELQGKTSLEVFDKIIDYADQTGMKIILDHHRSGDGASANENGLWYTSQYPESKMIENWKMLAQRYADNPSVVAADLHNEPHGQATWGDGNQATDWKAAAERIGNAVQSVNPNWLLIVEGVENSSEGTYWWGGNLDGVKTDPVDFNIDNKLVYSVHDYPPSMAGFGWFNDPSYPNNMKDIWTDAWGWIVQKDIAPVLVGEFGTKLETSQDKQWLDAMVKYMDGDYNGDGKSDLAAGDQGVSFTYWAWSPGSGDTGGIMTDDWAVNTAKMHAIEPALFDGTIA; this is encoded by the coding sequence ATGGCGACGACCTCCACTGGTTTGACCAAGTCCAAAATCGTCGTGAATGCCTATGGCACCTCTTCGGACGCTGTGAATCCTCACTTTCGTCTGATGATCGACGGCAAGGATGTTGGTCAGGCGTCGGTGGGCTCGGCCGAGCCGAAAGCCTATACATTCGACGTTGACGTTTCCTCTGCTCAGGCACACAAAGTCCAGGTTGTTTATGACAACGACGATGTGAACGCCGGGTCGAACCGCGACCTGGGCATCAAGTCCATCGTCATCAACGGCCACACGCTGAGCCCGACCGACGCGAGCTACGAGCGGCACGACGATGCCGGCGGGACCATGGCCGGCCAGGAAGGCCTGTGGTGGAACGGGGCGCTGAGCTTCTCCACCCCGGCGTCGCTCTACGGTGCCACGCCCGATACGGCCACTTCCGGCAGCACCCCCGCCGCGCCGGAAGCCGACAGCGTAGCCACGGGCGGCAGCGACGCCTCCGCCGCCACCGGCTCCTCGACCATCACCATCAACGCCCGCGGCACCGCCGCGGCGGGCCAGAACGCGCACTTCACGGTGCTGGCGGACGGCAAGAAGATCGGCGAGGGCACGGCCGGCACCGAGTCCAAGGACTTCTCCTTCAAGACCGATCTGGCCGCCGATCAGGCGCACAAGGTCCAGGTCCAGTACGACAACGACGCCACGGTGAACGGCCAGGACCGCAACCTGCATGTCGGCAGTGTGACCATCAACGGCCACGAATACGCCCCGACCGACTCCGCGGTCAGCTACGACAAGGGCGCGCTCGACGGCAAGGACGTCATCAAGGGGCAGGCCGACCTGTGGTGGAACGGCACGCTGGTGGTGGAGGCGGACAAGGGCCTGTTCACCTCCGCCTCCGCTTCCGCGCCCTCCACGACCCCGAGCACGCCCCCGACCACGCCGACCGCCCCGGTGACCACCCCCTCCACCGACAGCGGCACCGGGTCCAGCGGCGGCTACCTGCACACCGAGGGCAGCCAGATCGTGGACAGCGCCGGCAACAACGTGAAGCTGACCGGCGTCAACTGGTTCGGCGCGGAGGGTTATGCCTTCGCCCCGCAGGGCTTGTGGCAGGACAGCTACAAGAACATCATGAACCAGATGCAGGACCAGGGGTTCAACACCATCCGCCTGCCCTGGTCGGACGCCATGCTGGACAGCGGCCGCATGCCGACCGGCATCGACTATTCGAAGAACCCGGAGCTTCAGGGCAAGACCAGCCTCGAGGTGTTCGACAAGATCATCGACTACGCCGATCAGACCGGCATGAAGATCATCCTCGACCACCACCGCTCCGGTGACGGCGCCTCGGCCAACGAGAACGGGCTCTGGTACACCAGCCAGTATCCGGAATCGAAGATGATCGAGAACTGGAAGATGCTGGCCCAGCGCTACGCCGACAACCCGTCGGTCGTCGCCGCCGATCTGCACAACGAGCCGCACGGCCAAGCCACCTGGGGCGACGGCAATCAGGCCACCGACTGGAAGGCCGCGGCGGAGCGCATCGGCAACGCCGTGCAGTCGGTCAACCCGAACTGGCTGCTGATCGTCGAGGGCGTCGAGAACTCGTCCGAGGGCACCTACTGGTGGGGCGGCAACCTGGACGGCGTGAAGACCGACCCGGTCGACTTCAACATCGACAACAAGCTGGTCTATTCCGTCCACGACTACCCGCCGTCGATGGCCGGCTTCGGCTGGTTCAACGACCCCAGCTATCCGAACAACATGAAGGACATCTGGACGGACGCCTGGGGCTGGATCGTCCAGAAGGACATCGCGCCGGTCCTGGTCGGCGAGTTCGGGACCAAGCTGGAGACCAGCCAGGACAAGCAGTGGCTTGACGCCATGGTCAAGTACATGGACGGCGACTACAACGGCGACGGCAAGTCCGATCTGGCGGCGGGCGACCAGGGCGTCAGCTTCACCTACTGGGCCTGGAGCCCCGGCTCGGGAGACACCGGCGGCATCATGACCGACGACTGGGCGGTGAACACGGCGAAGATGCACGCCATCGAGCCGGCCCTGTTCGACGGCACGATCGCCTGA
- a CDS encoding GTP cyclohydrolase II, giving the protein MESRRNQPQRHIVLASHPTGGAKPRYTPVHWGAPTAAERGPVVASLSDPAQRNAIGAHAGSYAVYRALAVAAGQLSAYHVPDLTNTAPAEPIGPHPQWGDPETIVSIDPFGHMVSEAFGDHLARGVDVRPTIAVTKARIKMPELVDAMRAGRLAADGQILLPSGDARVTKVAIEPVWFLPGIAKRFGITESALRRGLFEHTGSMFPELVTRPDLKVFLPPINGLTVYILGDVAALTDPARKVACRVHDECNGSDVFGSDICTCRPYLTHGVEECIRTAQENGAGLVIYNRKEGRALGEVTKFLVYNARKRQPGGDRAEAYFERTECVAGVQDMRFQELMPDVFHWLGVTRIDRMVSMSNMKSDAIRRAGIEIVEQIPIPEELIPDDAKVEMDAKKAAGYFTPAVPTAEELTVAKGRGLTD; this is encoded by the coding sequence ATGGAAAGCCGCCGCAACCAGCCGCAACGTCACATCGTTCTCGCCTCGCACCCGACCGGCGGCGCCAAGCCGCGCTACACCCCGGTCCACTGGGGCGCCCCCACCGCCGCGGAGCGCGGGCCGGTCGTCGCCTCCCTCTCCGATCCGGCGCAACGCAACGCCATTGGCGCCCACGCCGGCAGCTACGCGGTCTACCGGGCGCTCGCCGTCGCGGCGGGGCAGCTCAGCGCCTATCACGTGCCGGACCTGACCAACACCGCCCCGGCGGAGCCCATCGGCCCGCACCCGCAATGGGGCGACCCGGAGACGATCGTCTCCATCGATCCCTTCGGCCACATGGTCAGCGAGGCCTTCGGCGATCATCTGGCGCGCGGCGTCGACGTGCGCCCGACCATCGCCGTGACCAAGGCGCGCATCAAGATGCCGGAGCTGGTGGACGCCATGCGGGCCGGGCGGCTGGCGGCGGACGGCCAGATCCTGCTGCCCAGCGGCGACGCCCGCGTGACCAAGGTCGCCATCGAGCCGGTGTGGTTCCTCCCCGGCATCGCCAAGCGCTTCGGCATCACCGAGAGCGCGCTGCGCCGCGGCCTGTTCGAGCACACCGGCAGCATGTTCCCGGAGCTGGTGACCCGCCCCGACCTGAAGGTCTTCCTGCCGCCGATCAACGGGCTGACCGTCTACATCCTGGGCGACGTGGCGGCGCTGACCGACCCGGCGCGCAAGGTCGCCTGCCGGGTCCATGACGAGTGCAACGGGTCGGACGTCTTCGGCTCCGACATCTGCACCTGCCGCCCCTACCTGACCCACGGCGTCGAGGAGTGCATCCGCACCGCCCAGGAGAACGGCGCCGGCCTGGTCATCTACAACCGCAAGGAGGGGCGCGCGCTCGGCGAGGTGACCAAGTTCCTGGTCTACAACGCGCGCAAGCGCCAGCCCGGTGGCGACCGCGCGGAAGCCTATTTCGAGCGGACGGAATGCGTGGCCGGCGTCCAGGACATGCGCTTCCAGGAGCTGATGCCCGACGTCTTCCACTGGCTGGGCGTCACCCGCATCGACCGCATGGTGTCGATGAGCAACATGAAGTCCGACGCCATCCGCCGCGCCGGCATTGAGATCGTCGAGCAGATCCCGATCCCGGAGGAGCTGATCCCCGACGACGCCAAGGTGGAGATGGACGCCAAGAAGGCCGCCGGCTACTTCACCCCCGCCGTGCCAACCGCGGAGGAACTGACCGTCGCCAAGGGCCGGGGGCTGACCGATTGA